Proteins from one Hyperolius riggenbachi isolate aHypRig1 chromosome 2, aHypRig1.pri, whole genome shotgun sequence genomic window:
- the LOC137544162 gene encoding uncharacterized protein, translating to MEAPGEQEQSEEHRETAAQPARRATPTQARGREDAATPPVRTTTPVRRRGTLPPTRRETESEMSGAVSGLLGILQSHQTLITRQLQDEDRGHIMEQYKSHITSLQCELDAVHGHYRDELKMMHEMHRGEIDQLRAQHHQSVGQLQNMMQQMHQQSKELLKLQAHPCFHTVMSLIPYLEKVPSQNLMACHSNLLEVIKQHMDTPLLQPPIFRPPQPTAVPTWQSSQMYTGYRGSQYGPPLSGSSSSTTSTQESPDFQAATPTFSSSGADTI from the coding sequence atggaagctccaggggaacaagaacaaagtgaggagcaccgagagactgcagcacaaccagcgcgcagggcaaccccgacacaggccagaggacgggaagatgctgccacaccaccagtgaggaccaccacaccagtgaggcgtcgaggtaccctccccccaacaaggagagagacagagtccgagatgtccggggctgtctccggacttctcgggattcttcagagccaccaaactctcataacccggcagttgcaagatgaggacaggggccatatcatggagcagtacaagtcccacatcacttcactgcaatgtgagctcgacgctgtacatgggcactacagggacgagcttaaaatgatgcatgagatgcacagaggagaaatcgaccaactgcgtgcgcagcatcatcagtcggtgggccagctgcagaacatgatgcagcaaatgcatcaacaaagcaaggaactactgaaattgcaggcacacccgtgttttcacactgtgatgtctctaataccatatcttgaaaaggtgccttcacaaaacctgatggcgtgccattccaatttgctggaggtgattaaacagcacatggacacgccattattgcaaccaccaatttttagacccccacaaccaacagcggtgcccacctggcaatcatcacagatgtacaccggctacagaggcagtcaatatgggccaccgctgtcagggtccagctcatccacgaccagcacccaagagagtccagatttccaggcagcaactcccaccttttctagtagtggtgccgatacaatttga